The Flexivirga aerilata sequence GGCGTTCTGCATGTATCTCGTCGCCGCCGAACGGCAGGGCGTCGACCCGGCGCAGCTCAACGGCACGCTGCAGACCGACATCTTCAAGGAGTACATCGCGCAGAAGGAGTGGCTCTTCGGGCCCGAGCCGCACCTGCGGCTGATCGGTGACCTGATGGAGTACACATCGTCGAAAATCCCTGCGTACAAACCGCTTTCGGTTTCCGGCTACCACATTCGCGAGGCCGGGTCGACCGCCGCGCAGGAGCTGGCCTACACCCTCGCCGACGGCTTCGGCTACGTCGAGCTCGGGCTGTCACGCGGTCTCGACGTCGACGTCTTCGGGCCCGGCCTGTCGTTCTTCTTCGACAGCCACATCGACTTCTTCGAGGAGGTCGCCAAGTTCCGCGCTGCCCGCCGCATCTGGGCGCGGTGGATGCGCGACGTCTACGGCGCCACAACCGAGAAGGCGCAGTGGCTGCGCTTCCACACCCAGACCGCCGGGGTGTCGCTCACCGCTCAGCAGCCGGTCAACAACGTCGTCCGCACCGCGGTCGAGGCGCTCGCGGCGGTCATGGGCGGCACCAACTCGCTGCACACCAACGCGCTCGACGAGACGCTGGCCCTGCCGACCGACCAGTCGGCCGAGGTGGCGCTGCGCACCCAGCAGGTGCTGATGGACGAGACCGGCGTGACCAATGTCGCCGACCCGCTCGGTGGCTCCTGGTATGTCGAGGCGCTCACCGACAAGATCGAGGCCGAGGCCGAGGCCATCTTCGACAAGATCCTGCAGATGGGCGGCAGCGACCTGCGCTCGGCCGATACCGCCGGCCTGCGGGCCAAGGTGGAGGAGTCGAAGGGCACCAGCGGCAAGGACGCCTGGCCGATCACGGCCGGTCTCCTGCGCGGCATCGAGGACGGCTGGTTCATGTCCGAGATCGCCGAGGCGGCGTTCCAATATCAGGTCGCGCTCGAGAAGGGCGACAAGAAGGTCGTCGGCGTCAACGTCCACACCGAGTCGCTCGCGAGCGAGCTGGAGATCCTGCGCGTCTCGCACGAGGTCGAACGTGAGCAGGTGCGAGTCCTCGGTGCGCGCAAGGCAGCTCGCGACGACGCTGCCGTGACGCGGTCGCTGGAAGCGATGGTGCAGGCCGCCCGCTCCGACCAGAACATGATCGAGCCGATGCTCGACGCCGTACGCGCCGAGGCGACCATGGGCGAGATCTGCGACGCGCTGCGCGAGGAGTGGGGCGTCTACCGCGAGCCCGCCCGCTTCTGACACGTCATCCTCGGGGGCCGCGCCCACACGGGTGATCGGTCGGTAAGAATGAGGGCATGACTGACCAGCCCATCACCCCCGCCTCGCTGCGCGGCGCCGTCGACCTGTCCGGCCTGGCCCGTCCGGCGGCTTCCCCAACGTCCGCACCGGGCGCCGGGGGCGCCGACGGCATCGTGGTCGCCGTCGACGACACGACCTTCCCCGAGGTCATGCAGACCTCGACCCGGGTGCCGGTGATCCTGGCGCTGTGGTCGGGGGCCCGACCGAAGTCCAAGGAGCACATCGACCTGCTCGCCAACGAGGTGCGGTCGTATGACGGGCGCCTCCAGCTGGCCACGGTCGACATCGACCGGGCGATGCAGATCCGCCAGGCGCTGCAGGTGCAGCAGGTCCCGATGGTGCTCGCGGTGCTGCAGGGCCAGCCGCTCCCGCTCTACGTCGGCGACCAGCCGGCCGAGGCCGTGCGACAGGTGCTGGACAAGGTGCTGGAGGCGGCTCAGGCCAATGGCGTGACCGGCCGGCTCGACGTGGCACCGTCGGACGATGCGACCGCGGACGGCGACGAAGCCTCCGCAGAGCCCGAACTGCCCGAAACCCACCAGCGGGCCTTCGACGCGATCGAGCAGGGTGACTACGACGCGGCCGTCGCGGCATACGAGGAGGCGCTCGCCGCCGACCCGGCCGACGACGAGGCGCGACTCGGGCTGGGTCAGGTGAAGCTGCTCAAGCGCACCGACGGCGTCGACCTGGCGCAGGCCCGAGAGGCGGCCGCCGCCGCGCCGACCGACGTCGCCAAGCAGACGGTGGTCGCCGACCTCGACCTGCTCGGTGGTCATGTCGAGGACGCGTTCACTCGCCTGGTCGACCTGGTCAAGGCGACGACGGGTGACGAGCGCAACGCCGCCCGGCAGCACCTGATCGAGTTGTTCGACGTCGTCGGCCCGACCGACGAGCGGGTGAAGAAGGCGCGCACGGCCTTGATGTCCGCGTTGTACTGACGCCCTCCGTGATTTTTACCCTGCCCGACGCCGAACGCCGTTGGCGCAGTGTTGAATTCGACTCGGTCGTCGGAGCCGGTCCGTGCGCGTGGCGAGCGGGGGAGTGGCGTCGCGAGGTGCGCGTGCGCAGCTGGCGACTGGAATACCAGTTCGTGGCCCGGGATGCGCGTGGGCGCCGTCATACGCTGCTGGACCCTGGGCAGGCGGGACGGGTCGACACCGAGTTCGGGGTCCGGTCGGTCTGGACCGCGCCCGACTACCGGCCGCCCGGCTGGCTCGGCGAGACCGCCGTCCACGGGCGGCGGCAGCGGCTGACGCTCCCGAGTGCCCTGGCCGATCCGCTGCCGGTCGAGGTGTGGTCGCCACGCGGCCTGCGGGCGCGCGACGCCGCGCCGATGCTGTGGTGCTTCGACGGCTCGTCGTACGCCGGCGCCGGGCAGCTGCTGCAGTGGGCGGGCGCGTCGATCGCGGCGGGGCG is a genomic window containing:
- a CDS encoding acyl-CoA mutase large subunit family protein, encoding MGSDEQLTGKQRWQAAYDEAESKGKVRDADFTTLSGMEVDPAYGPDEVPASIGWPGEFPYTRGLYPTGYRGRPWTIRQFAGFGNAVQTNERYKLILKRGGGGLSVAFDMPTLMGRDSDDPLSLGEVGHCGVAIDSAADMEVLFKDIPLGDITTSMTISGPAVPAFCMYLVAAERQGVDPAQLNGTLQTDIFKEYIAQKEWLFGPEPHLRLIGDLMEYTSSKIPAYKPLSVSGYHIREAGSTAAQELAYTLADGFGYVELGLSRGLDVDVFGPGLSFFFDSHIDFFEEVAKFRAARRIWARWMRDVYGATTEKAQWLRFHTQTAGVSLTAQQPVNNVVRTAVEALAAVMGGTNSLHTNALDETLALPTDQSAEVALRTQQVLMDETGVTNVADPLGGSWYVEALTDKIEAEAEAIFDKILQMGGSDLRSADTAGLRAKVEESKGTSGKDAWPITAGLLRGIEDGWFMSEIAEAAFQYQVALEKGDKKVVGVNVHTESLASELEILRVSHEVEREQVRVLGARKAARDDAAVTRSLEAMVQAARSDQNMIEPMLDAVRAEATMGEICDALREEWGVYREPARF
- a CDS encoding tetratricopeptide repeat protein produces the protein MTDQPITPASLRGAVDLSGLARPAASPTSAPGAGGADGIVVAVDDTTFPEVMQTSTRVPVILALWSGARPKSKEHIDLLANEVRSYDGRLQLATVDIDRAMQIRQALQVQQVPMVLAVLQGQPLPLYVGDQPAEAVRQVLDKVLEAAQANGVTGRLDVAPSDDATADGDEASAEPELPETHQRAFDAIEQGDYDAAVAAYEEALAADPADDEARLGLGQVKLLKRTDGVDLAQAREAAAAAPTDVAKQTVVADLDLLGGHVEDAFTRLVDLVKATTGDERNAARQHLIELFDVVGPTDERVKKARTALMSALY